A genomic segment from Juglans regia cultivar Chandler chromosome 14, Walnut 2.0, whole genome shotgun sequence encodes:
- the LOC109014054 gene encoding E3 ubiquitin-protein ligase PUB23-like, translating to MDEIDVPSDFLCPISMEMMRDPVTVSTGITYDRENIERWLFSCKNNSCPVTKQVLSNTELTPNHTLRRLIQAWCTLNASHGIERIPTPKPPIEKVQILKVLIDEAKKLPNSQVLIYLRRLRSIAFENERSKRCLEEAGGVEFLASIVENGNNDITVTEAAVEILSSLKTSETHLKNLLNNDGEFLESLTQVLRRGNFQSRARITLLLKSIFEVADPIHLISLKLEFFEELGHVLDDQISQQASKAALKILVELCPWGRNRIKAVEGGAVPVLIELLIGSSDHRRFCELVLIVLDQLCGCAEGRAGLLKHGAGMAIVSKKILRVSHAASDRAVRILSSLCRFSATSRVLHEMLQLGVVSKLCLVLQVDSSLKTKERAREILKLHSRVWKKSSCIPANLLASYPSS from the coding sequence ATGGATGAAATTGACGTTCCCTCTGATTTTCTCTGCCCGATTTCTATGGAAATGATGAGAGATCCCGTCACGGTCTCTACTGGGATAACCTACGATcgagaaaatattgaaagatGGTTGTTTTCATGCAAGAACAACAGTTGTCCGGTAACGAAGCAAGTTTTGAGCAATACAGAGCTTACTCCAAACCATACTCTACGCAGGTTGATCCAAGCATGGTGCACCCTCAACGCCTCGCATGGAATTGAACGCATTCCCACCCCAAAGCCACCCATTGAAAAAGTCCAAATTCTCAAAGTACTTATCGACGAGGCAAAGAAGCTGCCCAATTCGCAAGTACTCATCTATCTCAGAAGACTCAGATCTATTGCATTTGAAAACGAAAGGAGCAAGAGATGCTTAGAGGAGGCTGGTGGAGTTGAATTCTTAGCCTCAATCGTAGAGAATGGCAACAATGACATAACTGTAACTGAAGCAGCTGTTGAAATTCTTTCAAGTCTTAAAACCTCAGAAACACATCTGAAAAATCTGCTAAACAACGATGGTGAATTCCTGGAGTCCTTAACGCAAGTTTTGAGGCGTGGAAACTTCCAATCTAGAGCTCGCATAACTCTGCTACTGAAGTCCATTTTCGAAGTTGCCGATCCTATCCATTTAATCAGCCTCAAACTCGAATTCTTTGAGGAGTTGGGACATGTTTTAGATGACCAGATATCACAGCAAGCCTCCAAGGCGGCGTTGAAGATTTTGGTGGAGCTTTGTCCCTGGGGAAGAAACCGAATCAAAGCAGTGGAAGGCGGTGCAGTTCCAGTCTTGATAGAGCTCCTTATTGGGTCATCAGATCATAGGAGATTTTGTGAGCTCGTGCTTATTGTTTTGGATCAGCTTTGTGGCTGTGCAGAAGGGCGGGCGGGGTTGTTGAAGCATGGGGCAGGAATGGCGATTGTGTCCAAGAAAATACTTCGAGTTTCCCATGCGGCAAGTGATAGGGCAGTGAGGATTCTGTCCTCACTTTGTAGGTTCTCGGCGACCTCTAGGGTTCTTCATGAAATGTTGCAATTGGGTGTTGTGTCCAAGTTGTGCTTGGTGCTTCAGGTTGATAGTAGTTTAAAGACAAAAGAAAGAGCTAGAGAGATCCTCAAGTTGCACTCTAGGGTTTGGAAGAAATCTTCTTGTATTCCGGCTAATTTGCTTGCATCTTATCCATCTTCTTGA